GGGAAAGCAAAGGCAATGATGGAATATCTTTGggaaatttaatttaatttttttttttttggcattctGTAGTGTAGAAGAGGTGCCCTCTTTAATTTGAAAAGACTGCCGTTAAACTCACCATTCAAGATTAGCTGTAATACTACCTTTTATGGGGAGAGATCTGGGCATTAATAGTACCATTAatagtagtaataataataatagattTCTTCTGTTGTAATTTAGCGTAATGCGAAATAGAGTTGGATCTGGATGATACTGTTTTCAGCTTCTGGGAATATGTTGTTTGTGTTGTGGATGGTGGATATATATGCTTGGTGTTGTCGTCTTGTTTGTTCATGGGACCTTTATATCTTCCTTGAATGTAATTAATGTGAGATGCCAAACTAATTAAATTGGTATTCTTCCAAAGCAGGGAGCAAATTAAACATCCTCTCTCATGATCCGTACGTGATTTTTCTCAGACGGATATTAAAATATAGTAGAGCCGCCACGAATATTATGGGAGTCATGAGCTTGTGTTTTCTAGTATAGCATCTGAAAATTGAGAAGTTAAACATGGTTGTCCTTATATTTTTATTCAGCCATTATGCAACGCAGCAAGTTTCCATGATTTGTGGTTTCCTGTCTTCTGCTTAATGAGTCAATCTACTCACTGTACTGGGATTTCTGGGAAGAATCACcagctagttttttttttctcttttttcttcagtCTCATCCACTAGGTTTTTTTAATCATGCAGACTGGATGAAGCGTGCAATACCTGTGTATTTATGGGGACTTTGTTGCTCAAAGGCGCAATGTAAATGTATGCTGGGAGATTTGATTAGCAATTTGGTGAACAACTCTGTTGAATGAAGCCAGGAAAGAAGCATCAAGAAAGCAGAAATTTGGAGCTTAACTGCTGCTGAGCTTAATTAGGTTCGTCAAACTTTCTTCACATGTACATAGCTGGTATCCTAGGCTGATGACATTTGCAAGATGATTAATTAGCAGTAGTTGAGTGGCccaaaaaaacagaaaagaagaagaagaagaagaaggacaCGCGTGTTTGTGCGTGCAGTACCGCTCCTCCACTCTCAGTCTCAAGAAACATTCACTGCAGTCATCCTTGCCTGCTGCTATTAAATCATAAGTAGTATTTAAGGCCGGTGCAGATTTGTTACTCTCAGTCATTTATAGCACCTGCGCCTGCCTCTCTGCCTGCACCCCCGCAGCGGCTTCTATCTCTTTGTCCACTCAAAGTTTCAAACCCCTAACTTCTCATACCAGTAAGTACTATTGAGATAGTATATACTACCAGCATTtcctaaatttatatatgattAAATTCTGTTAAGATTTTACGTACTTTATTGGCATACTACGATATGTTAGTGCTACTCCGCATTTGCTTGTAACTTTCATTGTAGACATGTGTGTTGATAGAAGCTTCCTTCGTAACCTCCTCCGGAACTTTTTCGTAGTGGCTCCCTTCCATGCCTTATTTTTGTGTGAAATTCGAAGTGGCTCTATTCCATTATATTCCATCCATACCTCAATTCCATTCATTTAATATTTCTTTGGTATCATTGACATGCCAGATGTCGTTTCTAGTCTAtatttcttttatatatatgaaaagtaaaaagataATCATATAATAATCCAGAAATTGCAATACTTTCACTGGGCATTTCTGGGACGATGGAAACTCGAACGTCCTTTTCATATCGGGTGGGGAAAAAtctgaaagaagaagaaaaaaaaagtccacCCAAGGAAGGCTAATAACTACCGCCGCTGCCAAACGGTTTTTTGGGGATTTGTTAAGTGACACGACACCTTACCAAGTCAACCATTTCTCAACGgatttgttatgtttcttgGGAAAAGCCTACTTCTGCTGATTTGATGtttttttttggcttgtttGACCTGGCCGTATCGCACGTATATACACTGCTAGTCTAACTACTACTACTTGCTACCACCATTCTGCCAAATCTCCGTGTCAGCATCAAATTTTTGTTGCTTTCAGTAGACATAATAAACCCTAGTAGTAAAAAAATTTACTTCCTTAAAAGAGAGAACAGAAGGAAGGAGTAACAAATGATTTTTGCGTTGCTGTTGTTTGCTTTTGACATTGTTTGGTCTCTTAATTTTCCCCTTGCATTTTTtggtctttctttctttcctttgatTCCCTCTCCAGTTCTCCACTTATTGGTATTAATTAGTGGATGGTCCGCTTCAATGGGCCACGCAACTTCCTTTGGAAATTACTGGACGTACGGCTTTGCTTGCATGTCCAAAGGGACAGCCGACCAACAGCAAGAAATGGCTAATATTCTTCATCCGATGTATGTTTAGGCTTGAAAGACTTTTCAACGGATTTGAGGTTGAAATGGGTGTAATTTATATAGGTGTGTCCGGATAGGAATAGGATAGGATGCCTCTTTGCATGATTGCAACGTTACATAGGATGTGAATTGGAAACCGCTTCGTCCTTGGTGAGATGCGTGCGCTGAAGGCAAATGCACGTACAAAAAAATACTTTGACTATTTCCGTTTGTAGGAAAGGCTGCCAAAGCATCATTTTTGTACTGTACAAAAATGAATGCTCTTTAAATGAGTGGAGAGTACACTAGTATTCTTTGAGAGCTCAGTACTGACTGGTACACCGTAAAAATAATCCATTGCATGCAAGAAGAAATTACTCTCTGTGTCAACaaatattgagatttcttaaTTATATATCTTTCCAAGTCCAAGAAATAAAACTTggtgcttcaaaaaaaaaaaaaaaagaaataaaaattggtGACAATGTATACAAGCATATAAATGCTATTTTTGTTAGTTGTTACCATTTCAGGAACAAATTCATTTGATATAGTTAATTAGGAGAGCaaaaaaatgaagcaaagttagaaaacaaaactaaaaataaaaagcaatggTTTAAttaacttcttcttcttcttttatttatttattttttgttggggTCCTTAAGAAATTAATTTTCATCCCAACTCTTGGCTCTACTAGGAGCGTTTGTTTCTTTCCTGAGATGGGCAATTAATTATTAATCCTATAAAGAGTGCACGCACTTGCCGGCTCTCTGTCTTGAACCACAGGTTGCATTCCAATCAAATATTCGCTAGTTTTTCTGGTCAAAAAACGAACCTTCTCCTTATCAGCCCCACCATAGAAATATCGAAACTGGAGACTCTGACTCAAATCTCTCCCCTCCCCAGGGTTCCACGACGTTTCTCTAATCTGTAAGTTTTACCAAGCAGCATTTGCCACTTGTTCCCTCTTCCCCACCCGTGCCTGCCGCCCCACTAATAATTGGCAAATTCCCGCCCTCTGTCATTGTCTCCAGCGGGGATTTCCAATTTGATAGtgagagaaaaagaaggaaaaaaaaaaatcccattaTTGACCATGAATTTGCGGAGGAGCAATGGCGTGTTGCTGTTGGGGCTGGGCTTGGTCGTTGCATTGCTTTTCCGTAGCGGTTTGGCAAGCGGTAATCTAGTGTTGAAGGTGCAACACAGATACGGAGGGCTTGGGCATGGCAGGAGGTCCACATTGACGGCATTCAAGGCCCACGACGTCCAGCGTCATCGAAGAAAACTCGCCGCCCTGGATTTTCCCTTGGGCGGTGATGGCCGTGTCACCGGCTCCGGCCTCTATTACACAAAGCTTGCAATTGGGACTCCCCCGAGGAATTTCTACGTCCAGGTGGATACCGGAAGCGACATTCTGTGGGTGAATTGCGCCGGCTGCGACAACTGTCCTAAGAAAAGCAGCCTCGGCATAGAGTTGGCGGTGTATGACTTGAACGACTCCAAAAGTGGGAAGCAGGTGACTTGCGATCAAGATGTCTGCGCTCTTATGTACAACAACCAGTATTCGGCTTGCAAGGATCCAAAGCCCTGTGAATATTCCATTACGTATGCTGATAAGAGCACAATGTCGGGTTTCTTCGTCACGGACACCATCCGATTCGATCAGGTCACCGGGAACCTTCAAACGCATCCCAACGCCAACGGGATTGTATCTTTCGGGTGCTCAGTTAAGCAATCAGGGACACAGGATACATCCACGGACAGAGTTAGCGGGATAGTCGGTTTCGGGCAAGCCAATTCCTCCATCATATCCCAGCTCGCTGAGTCCGGAAAGGTTAAGAAAACATTTTCGCACTGCCTGGATGCCAAGAATGGGGGAGGGATATTTGTTATAGGACAAGTGGTGGATCCCATGGTAAATTCGACGGCTTTGGTGGCGGATGATGGTGATGACCTACTCGAACATTACAATGTGATGATGAAAAAAGCCGAGATAGAGGGTGAAATTTTTGACATCCCAACTGAGAGCTTCTTTGACACAGGACGGAAGACGGTGATCGACAGCGGTGCAACCTTGGCTTATTTTCCTGCTGAAGTCTACGACCTGATCATGGAAAAGGTCACCGCACGGCAATCTAATTTCAAGACTCACATTGTTGAGCAGCAGCTCAAATGCTTCTACTTCAATGGCAACATTGACGATGGTTTCCCAACCATAACTTTTCATTTTGCCGGCTCAGTTAGCATGCCAGTTTTGCCGCATGAATATTTCGTCCACCTTCAAGACAATGAGTGGTGTATCGGTTTTCAGAGGGGTGGATTGCAGACACAAGATGGACAAGAACTGATTTTATTGGGAGACACAATATTGTCAAACAAGCTTGTTGTGTATGATcttgaaaaccagaaaattggATGGACAAGGTACAATTGTTCTTCGAGCATCAAAGTGAAAGACGAAGTTTCAGGAAATGTGAACTCCGTAAACTCCCCTGATATTTCCTCAGCGTTCGCTTTAAATACGGGAAAGGTATTAGCAGCGCTGATGTTTGTGGCCACACTGGCTATACAATTTTACTAGGATGAACTAGCACAGGTAGGAGAGTCATTTGTTTTTTGATTGAACACAcgaggaaattttttttttttttttttaaattatccgATCGACTACTACTCAATTGCATCATAATGTGTAATAACTAATAAGCGGGTCCGACGCGAGGCCGTCTTCTATTTGTCACGCAAATACTTGAAACCCGTAAACGATTTTGAAATGCTCATGTGAGTCCAATATATTCATGTCTATAAAGGTGAAATCTCCACAGGCTATGGCATTCCTGTTTTATATGGAAAGATAAACGATAATCTTCCACTACCAGTTTTATAGGTTAAAGATTGTAAAACAATTTGTCACAATCCGAGTCTCCTTTCCAGTTTCCAGgttatatcatttttttttggtaggatCCAGGTTATATCATCAGTATTCCAAGCGTTCTCCTgctggatttcattttttttttctcaaacttcAACTGCAATATATTCCTGCTGGATTTCATGAGTAATCATTTTCCTGCAATGAGTTGTAATGAAAAAGTAGGAATGACAATGGAAGTAGGAGcacaacggatcttctgtcccaaaTCCTGTTTCGCACCCTATCCTACTTCTTCTAATCTTGACAAGTGTCCCAAAATAAACCAAACTATCAAACAATCCAGCCCGAACCATGTTAAATTGATTAATTGATTAACCGGGCAAAAAACCTTAATTCTCTGCAACCAAAACCGATTAAAATAAAAACTGCCCCATAAAATCACAATTATCAATTAAAAAAAGCCCTAAAACTCAGTGCACAACGGAAGTCCTCtcgtcatcatcttcaccatatGATAACAAGGTGAACCTGCAGCTTTAGCACTTCCGTTGCATACCCACCAAGAAGATTTTTCCCGCACAAACACGGAAGCACAAACACTCCGCTTCTggaaattttgagtcctgggTAATGGGTACTTCCGCTCGAGAGATGGAGTTTTATTTTTGGATGCTATGTTAACTTAGCTTTTGTTGTTTGCGTACTGGGTCattgacaaaaataaaacttaCCGATTTTGGTTGATGGTGTATTATCATAAACTCTATAACCACTTATGCCATTTATGGTGTATTATCATAAACAATCAAAACAGATATCTTTCTCTCTCCCTGCAAGCATAAGcaatttctttttctgtttagCGAGACTTTTACAACAACAATGATGAAGCAAGAAGTCAGACTTCTAGCTCAGCAAACCAGTTCCTTAATTCAAGCACCTAAAGAGCTGCTGCTTCCGTTGCGAAGTTCCGTTGAAACAGAAGATAGGGTGTGAGACAGGGTTTGaaacagaagatccgttgcgaagTAGGAGCCTGTCCCGCATGGGAGTAATGGGATGAGGATGGGAGAGGATACCCTTGTCCCATCCCCCGCTTAAATTGatttatttaaataaaatatatatatctaatATAATAGGAGTCATAAACGTAAAATATCGATTAGTTGtattaaataaacataaaaCACCTATATGAAGAAGCCTAAGTTACCAAATTCTtacccttttcccttttttttttttttcttccttccacAGCTCTCTTTTCTGTTTTTCATCCATTCGCCTGCCACTCAAATGGGCAACCCAGGCTGCCATGTCGAGAAGTTGAAGGTATACTCTGATCTGTTTTTTGTTATGTACTAAGAGGCTTTAATTGGTTAAAGAACTTCCACAATTTGTAGTGAAATACTATGCAATTGCttgccaaaaaccaaaaaatgaatgcttaatgattttaaaaaaaaaaaactgaagaaTTTCTGTGGCATACTTATGACGCCTCAATGTTTGCCAATCTTTATTTATTTAGATGTGCAAATTGGAAGAGATTATCTCATCAAAATGCATCATCAAACTCTAGTTTTTAATGTAATTTTTGCTTAGCAGACAGTATTTGACAAATGATtatgagaaaaaaaaggaggatATTTGGACTCGAATGATCAAACTATCGTCCGTGGAGGGAAACGAGATAGGGCGGGAGCGGGAGCGGGAGCGGGGGCAAGGTAGGATGTTTGTCACTCTGGTTGCCATGCCTTGGAGAAAGCACAAGTCTTAAAGGGACGTTTGTAAAAATTACTTAAACCTCAGGGAGGACTATGTAATTTACCTGAAAATGCTGTGCTTGGCTTGGGAGCTTCAAGTTCAAAGCCCCCTGCTACGTCGCCGTATTTAACCTAAAATTCAAACTGTCATGAGGCGGGATTGTGATCCGTTGAATCGGGGGGCAACTAGAGTGGCTGCATTACAATAAGTTTGCATAAGGCCCATTAGCAACCTGATTACTCTAATAGGATTATCCAGATTCAAATAAATGGCGTCGCCAAACAACTGCGCCTTTGACGCCGACAAGGATCTCGACGACGCCGCACTATGGGCGGTCATCGACTCTGCCGCTGCCGCTTCTCTCTCCGCCTACTCCGCTTCTAAATCTCGCAAATCCCTCCCGCTCAAGCACAATTCCCCCATCCCCTTCCCAATTCCCTCACCTCAAACTAAACTCCCGAAAAACCCCAGGAGCCACCAGAATTACTCCGACGGAGAGGTTTTGCAGGAGCCTTGGGTTCAACACGACCACAGGCCGCACAAACTCCCCAGATCGCACCCTCGGTGTGCGTCGGAGCTGAGTGAAATGAGTCCGCAGCCTTTAGCCCTGGTGAAGCACGTGCAGCGCACGCCGACTACGCCTCCGCTGCATTCCCCGTCCGAGACCAAAAGCTGTGCAATCACGGGATTTAATACCAGTGGTAATACTCCCTCTGGATCGGATTATCACGAGGACAGAGAAACAGAGAGCTTCACGAGGCATAGCTTGTCTGGTCGGTTTCCGACTGTTTCACTGTTCAAAGAATATCAAGATGCAGCTATGGCGGTAAATTTAAAGCTTTAATttcatcagttttttttttttttaagtttctagGTCATATATACAATGCTTGCTTCTCCTTTTTCTGAGCTGCTCTGTATTCTTTCGGTCTCTACTCTCCTCAAGCTCCCCTATATACTAGTGGACTTGCTGAATAGTTTGACGAATTCCATTACATTTCACTGTTACTCTTGTAGCGATATCCTTATAATTTATACCTTTTTTATTTGAGGAACAATTTAACTCCCGTGGATGCCTGTTGTGTAATTTCTTATGCTTAATTCAAGCATAGAAAAAAGCGTCAGTACTGTCTTTACTGGCATTCAACTTCTAAATTTACAACAGATTTTTCAAATGAAGCAGATTTCTGAAGTATAAGATGAGCTAATGGGCATTATGGACGTGTATAAATTCAGAATAAATTACCAAGCCGGAAACTTAGTTCTCCTGTTGGTTTAAAATGTGTGGTGCAGCATGATTAAATGATACTAATCATATTGCTCTACAGATTCTCGAGAAAAATGACTACACCCTGATTTCTGGATACCGTTACATTAAAAAGTCAGGTAATCCATCAAAGCAtccaatttttgttattttatttctttttggtCTATATGTCAGCCATGCTTGACTGATTTTGTTTAGTGGCAAATTTCTGCTGTAGGTTGGAGGAAGATAGCTTTTTACTTCAACCTATCCTTTGAAATTAAAGATAAGACAATtgaatttgatgataaccgTAATGTTCTGCGAGCAGAATTTGTGGTTCGGGCATACATGCAGTATGTCATTTGCCTTTTcagagtgtttttttttttgaaagaggATCTTATTTTCTGTTGAAATATCAATGGCTCTTGTATGAATTCTGTTTCTTATTGTTCATTTACCTAGAGGTGGTAGATATTCAGATGGATGGGGATCATGTGAAAGGCAAGAAAAGAGGTTTCTGAAGCCAAATCATGATATTCCAAGCACAGCTGAAACCCGAGCCAAAAATAAGGCATGTCAGGTTGGTGGTTTCCTTCTCAACAGACTTGTTCTGACATACCCCTAGTGGTATATGCTTCTGCTGACTGCATCTCCATAAGGTGTATAATTATTCTTCATTTTGCTCATCTTTTACCTGATTTCGTTACTTTCGTAAATGCATTATGGACATGATAACTTCAGTTAGACTAGACTGTTGAATGCTGAACATTGTGCTACTTTTATCATTCTTTAATTATTGGTGAGGAATTTGCCATATCATGGCCCTTGTACATGAATAATCATTGAGGTTTCCATACATATACATGCTGCATATGTGCGTGTGTCTAACTGCATGCCGAATTACACGGATATGTGCATGACCAAAATCATGACATGAATTGTAAAAGCTTATGGATGTTTACATGCACGGGCTCATATGTTTTGAGCACGTGATTTCTAAAAGGTTTATTATGATTTGCTGCAAGCAAAGTCGGTCAAGAACAATTAGTGTTCATAATTAAGAAAGATTTttactaaaataaaattaaaataaagaaagattTAGTAGAAATTTTTTGATTCAAAAAATAGGAATAATGGGAAAAGCTCTTTTGCCGGGAAGCGTCTACAGATTCATTTCATAATCACTTGTGGTTGCTAATTTTGGACAGAATGATCTTTCGTTGTCTTCTGGAAGTGGATTCAGAAATTAGGAGGTTTTTTTATTAAAGTGAAATCCCTGCCTTGAAATGGCTAAAAATGGTACTATTTCAAGCCCATAACCGAAAAAAAATCAACCCCTTGGAAACAAATTGAAACGTCTGATGCATCTTTGTTAAAGTCTGTCATAAACTCAAGGTTTGGTTTAAATGTTGATGTACTTTATGAGTTCGGTGATTAACCTAAGCTCAGGATCAAGTGCATTTTCTACCTTTTTCTTCCGGTGCTAATCTGAGTTGGTACCATACGGTAATTAATCTAGGCTCAGGATCAAATGCATTTTCTGCTTTCTTCTTCCTGTGCTAGCCTGAGTTGGGGCTGCAATTTGTAGCTACATTGCTCTACAAGGTTTTGTTTTTTTATGTTAGAACAAGGAtttaataagaaaagaaaatttacaGTCTGCTTAATTTAGCAAGAAAGAGAGTTTAATTTCAGATATTTACAGGATCTGCTTGGTATTGGAGAATATCGTCCTGGTGCAAGCCGTGCTTAGTGACAGAACTTAGAATGCTTTGCACCCAAAATTCAATCTCAGCATCTAGATTCCCTACCAAACCAAGCATTTTAATACTAGTCAAAGAATGTGTGTGATTTTCTTGCTAAAGCTCAGGGCGGGCTGACCTTATTCTTAACTCTGAATAAAATTGTGCTGAAAATGACAACGGTTCCTGAGCTTTGACAATTGCTATTGCCCTGTAAGTTGTATAACATTGTACATGCGATGAGATCATTGTATTTTTGAGCTTGTAGCGAGGAGCTATCTGATAGTGTGTTATAAATAGAAgttgaccattttctggtcacaAATTGACGTACAAAAGAGATCTCACAGCAAACATTTATGGTTCGAAACCCAACATAGCTTctcaaaagaatttattttttgtttgaattCTCGTCCTAATTTTATTCGAGCCCTATGAACTGTCCAAAATATCTCTTCCACTTAAAATATGCAACAATCATCTATGCACTTAAAGCGAAGATGATAGCTACTGAATTTGGCATTGTAAAATCTGGTATCGAGGTAGCTCTACTGTTGCGAGAACAAAGTTTAAATAAATCAACAGAAAAGCTTGTTGATCTGTGTTTAGTACTTCGAGTCATTTGTGCTGTTGCAATACGTACTTAAAGCGATGATAATAGCTACTGAACTTGGCATTGTAAAATCTGGTACTGTGGTAACTATCCTGTCGCAGGAACAGACAAGCTTGTTGATGTTGCCGCCAGTCGATCTAAGCTCTCAAAGACCGGTCTAATAAAGTAATGGACCCACAATTGCTGTCCATCCTTGAAATCGTGAATGATATTCCATTCTATATGTTTTTTCCCGGGGGGAATGGGATGATGATCATGAAATGGAACAGCATCCTGTTCGCATCCCTGTGTGTAACCTTTTTTACAGGTCTGGTGTTGTTGCTGGATCAGAGGTATTTGCAATTggtaattccaattttaccatACAGTTAGGCACAAAAATCCAACACGCTATATCAATGTTTAAGgcgtttgttggaaaaaaaaaatatcaatattTAAGGGAAGTGATATTTGCACTCTCTAATTAATCTCTAGCACTCATTTGATGGATGCTATATTTGTAGCGAGCGAGTGAATTGGAGCGCTAAAGGTTAAATGGGAAATACGAATATCAAATCTCCTGTGTTCAATTGTACCCATCAAATTGGAAATAACCTCTCCTAAACCATCGACTATGTTTACTTTGACAACACCGACACAGTTCGACATTGGTGAAATGTAGGCTAGGCTTGTACTATTTTATTACATGTAGAAGGTTGGTGATCATATTAACGCGTCCGCTGACATCGCCACTCTTGAAGGAAGTGGTACATGTTGATAATTAATGACTTGCATTTGCTTTGTCGGAACACGGTGGTAGCTATGATTCTCTACTACATGGGGAGTAGGGtgattttgttttactttgtgtgggaaatttttaatgaaatttcagctttagtaTGGACTAATTAGTAAGACTCAAAAAGCTTCAATTTTTTATGTTCTATAGGAAAGATACGAATGGCATTATTGTTTGAGACTTTGAAAGTAATGAaaatttggattgtattttttgtaaaaaatttattatagtggtttgatatatatatatatgagataaaaatatgattaaaaaatatgtttacgaAAAAAGTAACGCCCAAACAAGGCCTAATTTTCCAATCATTTAAGTCCgacgaagaaaacaaaaaacaaaaagaagggaTTGTTGAGTTCTTCTGCCAATGTAAACAGATTTTTTTGAC
The Coffea arabica cultivar ET-39 chromosome 6c, Coffea Arabica ET-39 HiFi, whole genome shotgun sequence genome window above contains:
- the LOC113695358 gene encoding uncharacterized protein isoform X2, whose translation is MASPNNCAFDADKDLDDAALWAVIDSAAAASLSAYSASKSRKSLPLKHNSPIPFPIPSPQTKLPKNPRSHQNYSDGEVLQEPWVQHDHRPHKLPRSHPRCASELSEMSPQPLALVKHVQRTPTTPPLHSPSETKSCAITGFNTSGNTPSGSDYHEDRETESFTRHSLSGRFPTVSLFKEYQDAAMAILEKNDYTLISGYRYIKKSGWRKIAFYFNLSFEIKDKTIEFDDNRNVLRAEFVVRAYMQGGRYSDGWGSCERQEKRFLKPNHDIPSTAETRAKNKACQVGGFLLNRLVLTYP
- the LOC113695358 gene encoding uncharacterized protein isoform X1 → MASPNNCAFDADKDLDDAALWAVIDSAAAASLSAYSASKSRKSLPLKHNSPIPFPIPSPQTKLPKNPRSHQNYSDGEVLQEPWVQHDHRPHKLPRSHPRCASELSEMSPQPLALVKHVQRTPTTPPLHSPSETKSCAITGFNTSGNTPSGSDYHEDRETESFTRHSLSGRFPTVSLFKEYQDAAMAILEKNDYTLISGYRYIKKSGWRKIAFYFNLSFEIKDKTIEFDDNRNVLRAEFVVRAYMQGGRYSDGWGSCERQEKRFLKPNHDIPSTAETRAKNKACQDLLGIGEYRPGASRA
- the LOC140007944 gene encoding aspartic proteinase 39-like, which codes for MNLRRSNGVLLLGLGLVVALLFRSGLASGNLVLKVQHRYGGLGHGRRSTLTAFKAHDVQRHRRKLAALDFPLGGDGRVTGSGLYYTKLAIGTPPRNFYVQVDTGSDILWVNCAGCDNCPKKSSLGIELAVYDLNDSKSGKQVTCDQDVCALMYNNQYSACKDPKPCEYSITYADKSTMSGFFVTDTIRFDQVTGNLQTHPNANGIVSFGCSVKQSGTQDTSTDRVSGIVGFGQANSSIISQLAESGKVKKTFSHCLDAKNGGGIFVIGQVVDPMVNSTALVADDGDDLLEHYNVMMKKAEIEGEIFDIPTESFFDTGRKTVIDSGATLAYFPAEVYDLIMEKVTARQSNFKTHIVEQQLKCFYFNGNIDDGFPTITFHFAGSVSMPVLPHEYFVHLQDNEWCIGFQRGGLQTQDGQELILLGDTILSNKLVVYDLENQKIGWTRYNCSSSIKVKDEVSGNVNSVNSPDISSAFALNTGKVLAALMFVATLAIQFY